A stretch of the Oncorhynchus clarkii lewisi isolate Uvic-CL-2024 chromosome 9, UVic_Ocla_1.0, whole genome shotgun sequence genome encodes the following:
- the LOC139416425 gene encoding E3 ubiquitin-protein ligase TRIM39-like: MASSNSLLSEEQFQCSICLDVFTDPVSIPCGHNFCMACIGVYWNAKGLCKCPMCKKAFEQRPDLSVNTFISEMAAHVRKLAPADSTLKQHPAKPGEVACDVCTGRKFMALKSCLVCLASYCETHLEPHQRVASFKKHKLIDPVENLDDRVCEKHQRPLELFCRSDQTCVCQFCTETDHKFHKTVPIEEESGVRKSLLWETKGKVQRMIKDRLQKVKQMEHSIALRKRGAEREIEDSVHVFTTLVRAIENSQAEFIEVIEVKQKAAERRAEGLIKELDQEITELQRRLTDLQKLSNTEDHLHVLQSSPSLCTLPRTKDWSEIRVHSGLWVGTLRRAVSQLEETLYEEIEKLCETELERMQQSAVDVTLDSDTANPKLILSEDGKQVKLGHRQKLFLDNPKRFDPVPCVLGNEGFASGRFYFEVQVEGKTRWALGVARESINRKGNVQPSPVNGYWTVGLMNGDEYMAHAGPSVPLSLSEEPQKVGVFVDYEEGEVSFYDVEAGSHIYSFTVCTFTERLYPYLFTGINKDDKNSAPLIICPIMSVNQYEILSLDDTP; encoded by the coding sequence ATGGCTTCCTCCAACAGTCTCCTGTCTGAAGAGCAGTTCCAGTGCTCTATCTGTCTAGATGTGTTCACTGACCCAGTCTCCATCCCGTGTGGACACAACTTCTGCATGGCCTGTATCGGAGTGTACTGGAACGCTAAGGGGCTATGCAAGTGTCCAATGTGTAAAAAGGCTTTTGAACAGAGACCAGATCTCAGTGTCAATACTTTTATTTCTGAAATGGCCGCCCACGTCCGGAAGCTAGCTCCAGCTGACAGCACACTCAAACAGCACCCCGCCAAGCCTGGAGAAGTGGCCTGTGATGTCTGCACTGGGAGGAAGTTCATGGCCTTGAAGTCGTGCCTGGTTTGTCTGGCTTCTTACTGTGAGACTCACCTAGAGCCTCATCAGAGAGTTGCTTCCTTCAAGAAACACAAGCTAATTGACCCTGTGGAGAACCTGGATGACAGGGTGTGTGAGAAGCACCAACGACCCCTGGAGTTGTTCTGTAGGAGCGACCAGACCTGTGTGTGTCAGTTCTGCACTGAGACAGACCACAAGTTCCACAAGACTGTCCCcatagaggaagagagtggagtgAGGAAGAGTCTACTGTGGGAAACCAAGGGAAAAGTGCAGAGGATGATCAAGGACAGACTGCAGAAGGTGAAGCAGATGGAACACTCAATAGCACTCAGGAAGaggggtgcagagagagagatagaagatagCGTGCATGTCTTCACTACTCTGGTGCGCGCTATTGAGAATAGCCAGGCTGAGTTCATTGAGGTGATTGAGGTGAAACAGAAAGCAGCAGAGAGGCGTGCTGAAGGGCTCATCAAAGAGCTGGATCAGGAAATCACTGAACTACAAAGGAGACTCACTGATCTGCAGAAGCTGTCAAACACAGAGGACCACCTCCACGTCCTCCAGAGCTCTCCATCGCTTTGCACCCTTCCACGCACCAAGGACTGGTCTGAGATCAGGGTTCACAGCGGTTTGTGGGTCGGGACCCTTAGGAGAGCTGTGTCTCAACTGGAGGAGACGCTTTATGAAGAGATTGAGAAGTTGTGTGAGACCGAGCTGGAGAGAATGCAGCAGTCAGCTGTGGATGTGACTCTGGACTCTGATACGGCAAATCCCAAACTCATTTTGTCTGAGGATGGGAAACAGGTGAAGCTAGGACACAGACAAAAGCTCTTCCTTGACAACCCAAAGAGGTTTGATCCTGTACCCTGTGTACTAGGAAATGAAGGCTTCGCCTCTGGGAGATTTTACTTTGAGGTGCAGGTGGAGGGGAAGACTAGGTGGGCTTTGGGAGTGGCCAGAGAGTCCATCAACAGGAAGGGGAATGTACAGCCCAGTCCTGTGAATGGATACTGGACTGTTGGGCTGATGAATGGGGATGAGTACATGGCTCACGCTGGGCccagtgtccctctctctctgtcagaggaGCCTCAGAAGGTGGGGGTGTTTGTGGATTATGAGGAGGGGGAGGTCTCCTTTTATGATGTGGAGGCCGGGTCTCATATCTACTCTTTCACCGTCTGCACCTTCACTGAGAGACTCTACCCATACCTCTTTACAGGCATAAATAAGGATGATAAAAACTCTGCCCCATTGATCATTTGTCCGATCATGTCCGTCAATCAGTATGAGATTTTATCTCTCGATGATACACCTTAG